The following proteins come from a genomic window of Nitrospirota bacterium:
- a CDS encoding transposase produces MLQVSIDWAASYYETPEGQKTLSQRSSIVEWVIAEAKCFHGLRRAICRGLEKMKIQTLMIATVQNLKRLIKIIFPQVRDSLNKTKQIFDILIFKTNTCLN; encoded by the coding sequence ATCTTACAAGTCTCTATCGATTGGGCAGCTTCTTATTATGAAACTCCCGAAGGTCAGAAGACCTTATCACAGAGAAGTAGCATAGTAGAATGGGTGATTGCTGAAGCAAAGTGTTTTCATGGATTAAGACGAGCAATATGCAGGGGGTTAGAGAAAATGAAGATCCAGACATTGATGATAGCTACAGTACAAAATCTAAAAAGGCTTATAAAAATAATATTTCCTCAGGTAAGAGATTCATTAAACAAAACGAAACAAATCTTTGACATATTAATATTTAAAACCAATACTTGCTTGAACTGA